CATTATGCTGCAGCCAAGAACACAGagcttttaaacattttaaaccatttttgttttaactatTGTCTAATGGGGAGGCTTTTTTTGAACTTTAATACTGGCTCTCTTGGGCTGCTTGTAAACATAAGCTGTGTTACAGTTAACCCATCCCTTCGTGGCACCTGCTGGGGTTGGAGCTGGGGGATGTagatctgtgctgctgcagactgGCCCCCTCGGCAGGCCTGGACCCTTTCCAATGTGTTGTGAATTCTCTGCAATGTGAGGTTTCTCTAATAAACTGGCCCTTCCAGTTGCAACCAGTCTTCCTTTATAAACCAAGGCCTAGGTTTTGCATCCAGCCTGCCCCAGCTTGTTGCTTCTCCCTTGCCCATGCAAAGTGGGGTCAGCCCAAGACTTCTTGCTGTTTCAGAGGGCAGCAGTGAGGCTGTTTTCGGGAGCAGGAATGTGAGCTCATCCTTCCTGcaatgcagctgctttttgggaTTTAGCCAGCACGCGGCAGAGCAGCCTGTGAGCTCCGCTCCTTGTTGCACAGCCTGTCTGGGCTGTGCACTGGAGCCTGTTTTGTCAGAGAAAGGGAGTGCAGAGGTGGGAAGGTGGGTTGGCAGGCTGAGCAGGCTGCCACGGTGTCTTGTGTGTGTTAGAGCACCAGGCTGTGTGCTGTGATAGTGCAGGAGAGCTGAAGCGGGCCCTCCACCTGCAAGGGCTTGCCTTGCTGCAGGCATGTgcatcccagctgctggagggtgCTTCCCTTGCTCGTGCTGCGGCTGTAACAGTGTTTTCTTGGTAGTTTCTGCTTTGGCAGGAAAAGCTTGTTTTaacctgcagtgctgtcagcGACAATGAGGTAGCACTTGGTTTTCTGCTCCTACTTGCTCAGCTCGGTgggttgtgattttttttttttttttttttggtagtctGTGTGGTAggccctgcagagctgtgcaggtCAGTGAAATACCTGTAAGCTTACGAGGTGTGGATTTGGGGGAATTTTACTTTTACAGGAAGGGCCCAGTCTGCAGTGTAAATTGGGTATTAACTCTTTTTACAAGCCAGAGCAACTCTTGGCAGCTCTGAGGGTTGCAGAGATCTGCAGAGACATCAGCCTGTGTGGTGGGACCCTTCGGGTTGTCTCTGGGTTTCCAGGTTTCTGGGAGACTTGTGGAGCCTGAGGTAGCTGGCTTTGTGATAGGAACCTTGGGCAGAATGTTTCCAGCCTTGCTCCTTTCCCTGATCTTCCTTAAATGACAAGGTATAACTAACTCACAGGACTGTTGTTTTTCTATATTGAGACATATGCTAGTTACTTACTCTTTCCCCAAGTCCTCTCTGAACAGCCTCTTTGTGTCTGGCTCCGCAAGGCGGTGCTGTGGCCGTGCTATGGGTCGTCTTGGCTGATGGACAAACAGACTTTGGAAATGCTGGCAGAAGAGACTTGTGTGCTGTCCTGCAGCCGGCAGATACTTGTATAGAGAAACTTAATTACTACTGCTTAAACAGTGCTTATCTGTCATGGGTCTCTTAATTTTATGTCTTCCTTTGTGTCAAGTAGGACATGCTATCTACATTGCTTTTGGAGTTTGAAAGGTTTCAATAGCCAGCCTGCTTTTAGGGGTAGAAAAGGATCTGTAGGGAACAGCCCACAGCTGACAACCCCATGTTGCTGCTGTCATGCAGATTTCTTTGCAGGGTGAGAAGTGGGGGGATGATGCCCCGAGTTCAGAGGAAGCAGTGGACCTGTAGGaacctgcttttttcctcctatgCAGTTGCTCGGAGTACCAGCTGCCCTGTGTCTCCCTTGGGTTATTGACTTCAGCTTTACTGGCAGTTACAACACCGCTGTAAATGTTTAACCCTATTGCTCACCGGCCCGTGCTTCTGGGGCGCTGTGGACCTAAAGCTTCCAGTAACAAGCAGAGAGCAGTTGTATTCCTAAGTGGTGGCATggtcctggggcaggggctctgccAGCGCCAGGAGGAGCAGCTTTGGCAGCTGTGGCGTGTTTGGTGCGAAGGGGCAGGGTAGGGCAGAGGCCTGGGGCCCAGGAACAGCCGTTCTTGGCTGGGTAATGACTGGCAAGAACCGAGGTGACCAGCGCTGCCGGGAACGAGCGGGGTTGGGCCGAGGCGCAGGAATGTTTCCGCTCCATCGGTCTGCGtggaggcggcggggccgggcctgccctggggccggggcgcggtgccgcggggcccggcgctCGGGGAGGGCCCCTCCTCAACCGCTTCTCTCCCCAAGACTGTTTCCAGGGCCGGGGtgagccccctccccgcgggcGGGCAGCTTTCCTCTCCTGTAAATACCTGTACAAAAACCTAATCAATAAAGCGCAGAAGGAACGGCTCTCGCTTCTGCCTCTCATTCCCCCAGCGGCGCTCGggcaccccccacctccccacagcggccgcggggcccggccgcgccCCTGCCCTCACGCCGCCATCTTAGTTTGTGTGCTCCCGGCGTGCCCTGCGGGGCGCCGGAAGTGACGCAGCGGAAGTGCTGCGGAGGAGGCCAGGCGGCAGCATGGTGGCGGCAGGCGCGCACCGGCCCGGGCCGctgaagcagcagaacaaggcGCACAAGGGCGGGAAGCACAGCGGGTCGTCGCAGCGCCGCGCTGGAGGTGAGGCGGGGCGGGCCTGGCCGCCTTCCCCGCCGCGATCCCCGCCGGCTCTgcgcgccgccccccccgcctgACCCTTCTCTCCCCGCAGGCCGCGTCCCCGTCAAggcccagccccgccggcggcTCCGCGCCCTCAGCAGGGTGGATCGACGGCACCAGGCGCTGCAGCTCCGCCGGCAGCGCAAGGAGGCGGTGAGGGCCGCGGCGGGAGCGGGAAACGGGGCGAGGCGGCTCTTGGCGAGGGGGCAGCGGGAATGGGGCCGGGGCGGGTGGCGAGGGGGGTGCGAGCCTGCGGGCACCGACCCGGTTTGGGTTTTTGCGGGGGAATGGGGAGCTGGGCCGGGGGGGAGGGACGGGTGCCAGGGTCCGTTCCGTTCGGCGCAAGCAGAGCATTGCTGCACCGAGCGGGTGCGGGTGGAGCTGCAGGTGGATCCGGCCTTGATCTCGGGGCCGGGACAGGAGCTGGACTGGGGTTGGGGTTCATggtctgcagctctgcccacaggTGCTGTTGGAGAAGCGgagcctgggcagcagggacGGGCCTCCACACCTTGTGGTTCTGGTGCCgctgcacagcagggctgcagcccatGACACCCTCAGCTTGTTGCGGAGCCAGGACTCTGCTGTTGTCTGCGTGGATGATGGGAGAGCTGGTGGCTTTGCGCTTCTCTGCCCCCGACTCAAGCAGCGCTGGCGCTTTGTGACAGCACAGGCAGGTGAGGAAATGCTATTGTTGGTGTGATTCTTGGCTCCGTACCCTGGTAGCCTTAGTAATGGAGGTGTTTTGCGTGCAGGGGACCTTCATGCTGTCTTAGATCTAGCAAAGGTTGCTGACTCCCTCCTGTTCATCCTGGATCCTGCAGATGGCTGGGACAGCGCGGGGGAGCACTGCCTGTCCTGCCTCTTTGCACAAGGGCTTCCTAGTTATGGTGAGCGAGTGAGAAACTTTAAGGGTTTCTGGTGGGGTATAGGTCGAGGGGGTGCCTCATGGGAATTTATTGTGCAGTAAAAATTTCCATATATTAATAGGTGATCGCAGGTCTTTGACCGCTCTGTTTTTGAGCGTAGCATGGTCGGGTGAATGCCATTGTTACGCTGTCTTGTTGTGTTACTGCTGTGGTGGGGGAGTGCTGGAGCTAGAAGGGATGTTCTAGGTTTAGGCCTCTGGGTGTGTGGTGGTGTCACTATTGTCATGGTTATGTAGGTGTGCAGAGCAAAGGGATTCAAAGGCTTTCTTTGCTAAATTCGGTTCCTGGGCCCATATCTCCGTGGTCTCATCTAGTCTCAAAATCTTGTCTCTAAAGACAGGTTTTCTGTCTCAAGGGTTCTTCTGACTATGTGAAACTACCTTTGCACCTTGTGGTGTGAATCTGTTATTTGGGTGCTGATATCAGAGTGTTTTGTCAGTGCTTGGTAAAAGGGGTACAGAAAGGTTTACAATCTGATCCTGAACTCTGTTCTATGCACTGTTTGGCAGCTCTTGCTGTCCCAGGGGGCACTGACTTGCCATCTAAGAAGCGGATAGATGCCAAGAAGAAACTTGCCAAAGCCATTGAGAAGCGCTTTCCTGAGGTCAAACTCTTCCCCCTGAACACAGAGCAGGagtccttgctgctgctgaggcaccTCGCCACCCAGAAGCAGCGGCATCTCGCTTTTCGGGACAGGCGGGCTCACTTGCTCGCATACACTGCCGAGTTTGTGCCTGGTCAGGAGAGTGACCTGGTTGGGACCTTGAAGGTGTCTGGCTTTGTCCGGGGACAGACCCTTGATGTGAACAGCCTGCTGCATATTGTGGGGCATGGAGACTTCCAGATGAGCCAGGTGGATGCTCCCCCTGACCCCCTCTCTTTGAACCCCCGAGTGGTTAAAGGACAGAAGAGGAGTCAGGACATGGAGGTACAGGTGTGTGGGAGGTCAGggctttgctgtctttttagAACATAATGTTTCTAAACTTTCATCAGGAAAATACAACTGGGTGTATGTGGTtagggggaggggaaagggagtTGTATCAGAGCCAGTAGGCCTGTGTTCTGCCACTGAGCTGAGGTTCCTTGCCCACAGCACTTAATTAACGTTATGTTATGACATAATGAACAAGATACTGAAGGGAGTTTCGCTTCAGACTGGTTGCTAGCTTGAGTTAGGTGTGTTCACAGCTGGGGGCTCTGCTCTTGCCCTTCAGGACGACTCTGTAAATGGTACTGATGAGATGGAGGAAGACATTAAGGTCCTGATGAAGGCAGATCCAAATAAGCAGGAGTCTTTGCAGTCAGAAGTGGTTCCTGATCCTATGGAAGGCGAGCAGACGTGGCCTACTGAAGAAGAACTGCAAGAAGCAGAGGGTGAGTAGCAGcaatacttctgtattttttccttgtccCTGTTATGAGTGTTGTTAGAAATCCTCTGTCACTGGGATGGCTGAGGATGGCTTTGAATAAACATGCTAGTTGGGCTTCCCTGCCTAGCCCCATCACCTGACTGGCAGGCTATGTGGTTTGCCTGGCAGGTAGCAGGGTTACATTTTAGCTGCCTTTTCTGGGCCCTGGCAAATTCTGTGCTGGGCATCAGTGATTCTAGTCTAGAGCTGATCTTGGCTGTCCTGGTTGTAAATGTTGCTGAGGGGAAGGAGAATTGTTCCTGTATTAACCATTGGTGGGAATCTTACAGCTTCTCTGAAGGCTAACAGGAGGGTGGTGAAGGTCCCCAAAGGCACATCCAAGTACCAGGCTGCCTGGATTGTGGATGATGGAGAAGAAGGCAGTGAgaaagatgatgatgaagatgatgacATCGACGACGATATGATGGAGGCGGCAGTTTCCCAGGTACCTCCAAGagctgatgctgcaggcagTCTCCAGGCTGTTATTGCATATTCTAAGACAATCCTGTCCTGGCTTGCTCCATGCAAGGGCACAACACAGAGCCAGGACTTGCCTGGATTTCCTTTGCTAAATCTCCCCCTTGTATCATGTTGCCTTTTTTTGCCTGTTAGATACCAAAGTGAGGGGCTGTGGTGGTATAGCTTGGGTCATGATTCACACACTGCAAGTATAGCAGggtttgcagtgctgtgtggaCATCTGCATGTGCTCACGGGCTCTGTGCTGCCCTGTGTGTCAGGAGGGGGAAAGcagtgaggaggaagaggaaccTGCAGAGGAGGAGTGTGAGACTATGACCATTTCCGAGTGCTTGCGGGACGACCAGTATGATGAGAAGGTGGAGGAAGATGAACAGATGCTGGAGAGATACAAACAGGAGAGAATGGATGAAATGTTTCCAGATGAGGTGGACACGCCACGTGACGTACCTGCCAGAGTCCGGTAAGAAACAGGGTGCTTTGttgggagaggagctggagggtTCCTGTCTGTCTAATGTGGTGAGATAGGGCAGGAAGCCTGTGATGTCTTAGCCGTGGTGTCTGAACCTGGCTGAAGGATTCTTCTGAAGACTCACTCCTAGGCTCTGAGGCTTCCTGGGAAGGCACTCGCTGGGGGGCAGTGGGTGGGCCtgggcagctccctgcagcagggagagctgcatCCTGACCTGGAAGAGGGTGGAAAAGGGCAGAGCCCTGATGCGAGGGCAGG
The Falco rusticolus isolate bFalRus1 chromosome 1, bFalRus1.pri, whole genome shotgun sequence genome window above contains:
- the TSR1 gene encoding pre-rRNA-processing protein TSR1 homolog isoform X1, with the protein product MVAAGAHRPGPLKQQNKAHKGGKHSGSSQRRAGGRVPVKAQPRRRLRALSRVDRRHQALQLRRQRKEAVLLEKRSLGSRDGPPHLVVLVPLHSRAAAHDTLSLLRSQDSAVVCVDDGRAGGFALLCPRLKQRWRFVTAQAGDLHAVLDLAKVADSLLFILDPADGWDSAGEHCLSCLFAQGLPSYALAVPGGTDLPSKKRIDAKKKLAKAIEKRFPEVKLFPLNTEQESLLLLRHLATQKQRHLAFRDRRAHLLAYTAEFVPGQESDLVGTLKVSGFVRGQTLDVNSLLHIVGHGDFQMSQVDAPPDPLSLNPRVVKGQKRSQDMEVQDDSVNGTDEMEEDIKVLMKADPNKQESLQSEVVPDPMEGEQTWPTEEELQEAEASLKANRRVVKVPKGTSKYQAAWIVDDGEEGSEKDDDEDDDIDDDMMEAAVSQEGESSEEEEEPAEEECETMTISECLRDDQYDEKVEEDEQMLERYKQERMDEMFPDEVDTPRDVPARVRFQKYRGLKSFRTSPWDPKENLPRDYARIFQFQDFSRTRKHLFRQIEKGETEGASVGWYVTLHVCNVPVSVMESFKEGKPLVLFSLLPHEQKMSVLNFLVHRHPSNSEPVRAKEELIFHCGFRRFRASPLFSQHTSADKHKLERFLRPDAAVVVTVYAPITFPPASVLLFKQRSNGMHDLIATGSLLSMDPDRIVIKRLVLSGHPFKIFAKTAVVRYMFFNRDDVMWFKPVELRTKWGRRGHIKEPLGTHGHMKCHFDGQLKSQDTVLLNLYKRVFPKWTYDPHVPDPVPWVRSENVLPVQEVEME
- the TSR1 gene encoding pre-rRNA-processing protein TSR1 homolog isoform X2, with product MVAAGAHRPGPLKQQNKAHKGGKHSGSSQRRAGGRVPVKAQPRRRLRALSRVDRRHQALQLRRQRKEAVLLEKRSLGSRDGPPHLVVLVPLHSRAAAHDTLSLLRSQDSAVVCVDDGRAGGFALLCPRLKQRWRFVTAQAGDLHAVLDLAKVADSLLFILDPADGWDSAGEHCLSCLFAQGLPSYALAVPGGTDLPSKKRIDAKKKLAKAIEKRFPEVKLFPLNTEQESLLLLRHLATQKQRHLAFRDRRAHLLAYTAEFVPGQESDLVGTLKVSGFVRGQTLDVNSLLHIVGHGDFQMSQVDAPPDPLSLNPRVVKGQKRSQDMEDDSVNGTDEMEEDIKVLMKADPNKQESLQSEVVPDPMEGEQTWPTEEELQEAEASLKANRRVVKVPKGTSKYQAAWIVDDGEEGSEKDDDEDDDIDDDMMEAAVSQEGESSEEEEEPAEEECETMTISECLRDDQYDEKVEEDEQMLERYKQERMDEMFPDEVDTPRDVPARVRFQKYRGLKSFRTSPWDPKENLPRDYARIFQFQDFSRTRKHLFRQIEKGETEGASVGWYVTLHVCNVPVSVMESFKEGKPLVLFSLLPHEQKMSVLNFLVHRHPSNSEPVRAKEELIFHCGFRRFRASPLFSQHTSADKHKLERFLRPDAAVVVTVYAPITFPPASVLLFKQRSNGMHDLIATGSLLSMDPDRIVIKRLVLSGHPFKIFAKTAVVRYMFFNRDDVMWFKPVELRTKWGRRGHIKEPLGTHGHMKCHFDGQLKSQDTVLLNLYKRVFPKWTYDPHVPDPVPWVRSENVLPVQEVEME